One genomic window of bacterium includes the following:
- a CDS encoding thiamine pyrophosphate-binding protein has product MIAPKDFCSALKKRGFTFLSGVPCSLLTDILNYIYTDKEITYIPVPREDAALGIASGAALCGQKGGILIQNSGLGNIINGLTSFNLIYHLPLLMIITWRGFEGKDAPEHLIMGAKMTDFLDLLNIPYRILSASNYEESLNFSIDSMEKEHKPVALILKEGVIG; this is encoded by the coding sequence ATGATAGCCCCAAAAGATTTTTGTAGTGCTTTAAAAAAAAGAGGATTTACTTTTTTGTCTGGAGTGCCGTGTTCGCTCCTTACCGACATCCTTAATTATATTTATACGGATAAGGAAATAACCTATATCCCTGTCCCAAGAGAAGATGCGGCATTAGGGATAGCCAGTGGGGCGGCTCTATGCGGACAAAAAGGCGGAATTCTTATCCAGAATTCAGGATTAGGAAATATTATAAATGGCTTGACTTCTTTTAACCTCATTTATCATCTCCCGCTACTGATGATAATTACCTGGAGAGGTTTTGAAGGCAAAGATGCTCCGGAACACTTAATTATGGGTGCAAAAATGACTGATTTCCTTGATTTATTAAATATACCCTACAGGATTCTCTCCGCATCGAATTATGAAGAATCTCTAAATTTTTCCATTGACTCAATGGAAAAAGAACATAAACCAGTGGCTTTAATATTAAAAGAAGGTGTCATCGGATGA
- a CDS encoding thiamine pyrophosphate-dependent enzyme produces the protein MKRDEAIKIILDNLNEEDFALFTTGMISREAFAIKDRKTNFYMMGSMGLLSAVGLGISLCSPLKKVIVVEGDGSILMSLGNLPMIGVCSPANFIHLVLDNESYESTGNQPTITKDIDLSKSVQTFGYKNISKVDNIQDFAQKFKEFLKAEGPNFILVKVESSRLKGVPRISFSPEELTERFRDSSNQGMTLRHTKENENSR, from the coding sequence ATGAAACGAGATGAAGCCATTAAGATAATCCTGGATAATCTAAATGAGGAAGATTTTGCCCTTTTTACCACCGGGATGATTTCTCGGGAGGCATTTGCCATAAAAGATAGAAAGACTAATTTCTATATGATGGGTTCTATGGGTTTGCTCTCTGCAGTAGGATTGGGTATTTCTTTATGTTCACCTCTTAAAAAGGTGATTGTCGTAGAAGGAGATGGGAGTATTTTGATGAGTCTGGGTAACCTTCCGATGATTGGGGTATGTTCACCGGCTAATTTTATTCATCTTGTTTTAGATAATGAATCTTATGAGTCCACCGGCAATCAACCAACAATTACTAAAGACATTGATTTATCTAAAAGTGTCCAGACATTTGGATATAAAAACATATCAAAGGTCGATAATATCCAGGACTTTGCCCAGAAATTTAAAGAATTTTTAAAGGCTGAAGGACCTAATTTTATATTGGTTAAAGTAGAATCTTCAAGACTAAAAGGAGTTCCAAGAATTAGTTTTAGTCCTGAAGAATTAACTGAGAGATTTAGAGATAGTTCAAATCAGGGTATGACCCTG